Below is a genomic region from Brassica rapa cultivar Chiifu-401-42 chromosome A08, CAAS_Brap_v3.01, whole genome shotgun sequence.
atgatactaacatacatagtatattttagtatatttttaatattaatgtctattaaatgatgatttctactcatatagtgtttttgatcatttgtatcttttatagcaAAAGATTTAAATTACTAACAACAAAAATTTTATTGTGAGactaatagttttaataatttataattttaaaaaaataagttgtcagtgttcgttcaaaacttttaccaaaaaattgttcaaagtaaattttaaaactaaaagatttatgtattttatatggtttatagtttaatttaaaacaatatatatatatatatcaatattaataattaattaaattatactttttacttatataattttgtaatcatttcaatgtgaaacttttaacagttttagtaatttataatcgtttttcaaaattcaaaatataacatatatagaaaaatctaaaaattttattatatggttattgtggttgtttaatttatttaatagtttaaaattaaacaaatatgatagaatatacactaatttttatcaaatctttattattcaaaatcattaattgtcatatatatactttaaccacattaggcaattccgtaattttatttaagaaaataatgaaatacattaataatgaatttattgttagtttaataaaaaacttattatataattagatggaccaacatatttctctaatgattctaagaatcatcctagtgatgacatgtggctacaaaaagaagttgtaatgcttctcaaataatatatagaggatATGAAATTCGATTGTAATAAGCATTTTCAATACATACGATGATACGAACCCAAATTAGTCActaagataaataaaaacaacaacataATAATGCTATTAATAgatcaaaataaaatacaatgttGCACGACAACAATTAAACTACCTCGATTACTAAAACAAGTATTGTTAGAATTTCAGAAATGGACGGGTGATGATTTACCAGAGAGGAAATGGAGAATCAGCGGCTGAGATCTCTCCTCGTTCTGGAGATGGCAACGAGAGATGAATCAACGGCGCCGTTCAATGTGCCCTCTCCTTCTAATCTGGTAAGAGAGTTAATCGCAGCCGTTGATTTGGACGCGGGTCCTTCTCTCGACGGTCGCTTTAACGGTGGAGAATAGTTTAACTCTTGAGCTGAAGAAGAGCTTCCGATCTCGTCCTGtagtttccaaaaatagaaataaattaaatccaaaaaaaaaacgaaataatTCGAGATTGTTGTAAGGATAGATCCGTACATCGGAGCAGTCCCTCCCCCTTTTCCCCACCAGATCTCCACCGtcagaagatgatgatgaactCATCATAGGAGGCAGTTGCGCCGCCGCTTCCGCAGACCACGGCACCACTTGATTCTCCGCTTCTTCCTCCTCAACGTCTTCATCTTCACTACTGTActcctcatcttcatcttcgTCCTCGTCATCATCGTAC
It encodes:
- the LOC103834812 gene encoding zinc finger protein CONSTANS-LIKE 1 codes for the protein MGKKKCDLCDGVARMYCESDQASLCWNCDGKVHGANFLVAKHARCLLCTSCQSLTPWKATGLRLGPTFSVCESCVALKSAAAGGGGVRFVSDDRSQEINGSEHEVDSAESYDDDEDEDEDEEYSSEDEDVEEEEAENQVVPWSAEAAAQLPPMMSSSSSSDGGDLVGKRGRDCSDDEIGSSSSAQELNYSPPLKRPSREGPASKSTAAINSLTRLEGEGTLNGAVDSSLVAISRTRRDLSR